The following are from one region of the Scylla paramamosain isolate STU-SP2022 chromosome 23, ASM3559412v1, whole genome shotgun sequence genome:
- the LOC135112366 gene encoding mothers against decapentaplegic homolog 6-like isoform X2 codes for MFMFRSRKTALVKRAWKSRQVGLGDAPHQEPNQQEVAQQLKVAAFHLLRRLTDAQLELLVAALDSGGGDPGECVLVPRELGEESVGGRALPPHLLMVWVWRWPDLLSANQHSTTPLQRLPSCAARNDHVYVCANPYHWARLLQTG; via the exons ATGTTCATGTTCCGCTCCAGGAAGACCGCCCTGGTGAAGCGAGCCTGGAAGTCACGGCAGGTCGGGCTGGGCGACGCACCCCACCAGGAACCCAACCAGCAGGAGGTCGCCCAGCAGCTCAAGGTTGCCGCCTTCCACCTACTTCGCCGCCTGACGGATGCCCAACTGGAGTTACTGGTGGCCGCCTTGGACTCAGGCGGCGGTGACCCCGGAGAGTGCGTGCTGGTGCCCCGCGAGCTGGGCGAGGAGAGTGTGGGTGGCCGCGCCTTGCCGCCCCACCTCCTGATGGTGTGGGTGTGGCGGTGGCCGGACCTGCTCAGCGCCAACCAGCACAGCACCACGCCCCTGCAGCGACTTCCCTCGTGTGCTGCCCGCAACGACCACGTCTACGTGTGTGCCAACCCCTACCACTGGGCCAGACTCCTTCAGACAG GTTAG
- the LOC135112366 gene encoding mothers against decapentaplegic homolog 6-like isoform X1 translates to MFMFRSRKTALVKRAWKSRQVGLGDAPHQEPNQQEVAQQLKVAAFHLLRRLTDAQLELLVAALDSGGGDPGECVLVPRELGEESVGGRALPPHLLMVWVWRWPDLLSANQHSTTPLQRLPSCAARNDHVYVCANPYHWARLLQTGKQRGWRSLGTDR, encoded by the coding sequence ATGTTCATGTTCCGCTCCAGGAAGACCGCCCTGGTGAAGCGAGCCTGGAAGTCACGGCAGGTCGGGCTGGGCGACGCACCCCACCAGGAACCCAACCAGCAGGAGGTCGCCCAGCAGCTCAAGGTTGCCGCCTTCCACCTACTTCGCCGCCTGACGGATGCCCAACTGGAGTTACTGGTGGCCGCCTTGGACTCAGGCGGCGGTGACCCCGGAGAGTGCGTGCTGGTGCCCCGCGAGCTGGGCGAGGAGAGTGTGGGTGGCCGCGCCTTGCCGCCCCACCTCCTGATGGTGTGGGTGTGGCGGTGGCCGGACCTGCTCAGCGCCAACCAGCACAGCACCACGCCCCTGCAGCGACTTCCCTCGTGTGCTGCCCGCAACGACCACGTCTACGTGTGTGCCAACCCCTACCACTGGGCCAGACTCCTTCAGACAG